The Inediibacterium massiliense genome includes the window TTTGATCAAGATGTGCCACTAGATCGAGATACATTAGCTAGTATGGTGATGATGAGTACACATAAAGGTATTTTTGCTCCTACATCTAAGTATTATGAAAAAAATCATAAAGGACATGTTTATGGTACTTTTAAAGATGTTTCTATAGATCATCCTAATTTTGACTATATAGAAACAGCAGTATTATCAGGATATATAGAATCAGAAAGTGAAAAATTTGATCCAGATCAGAAGGTTACAAAAGAAGAATTTGCAAAATCACTTTTTATGATGATGGACTTAAAAGAAAAAGAAAAACATGTAGTGATCAAAGATATAGGAGAAGTAGAAAATGGAAGAATGATTCAAATGATTATTGACTATAATCTTATGGATTTAGAAGATGGATCTTTTCATAAAGATCAAATTATGACACAAAAAGAAGCTTTAGAGAGTATGAAAAAAATTAAAGAGCTTATGGCTCTTTAATTTTTTTGTATAGGATGAGAAGCTTGTCCTAATGATAGTAAAAAATTTGCAATATCTTTTGCAGCATAGGGTTTTTTAATTTTTCTCATATTTTCTTTATAGATATTATATTTATGGATATCTTCTTTTAAAAGACTAAGGCAAGAAATGAGTGTATTGGAACTGGTAGCAATCATTCCGATCCCATTATTTAAAATAAACTCCGTATTTCTTTCTTCTTGACCAGGAAGTTTTGACGTTACAATAATAGGGAGTTCTTTAATAAGGGCTTCGGTAACGGTGATTCCTCCTGGTTTTGTAATGATTAAATCTGATACACTCATTAATTCATGAATATTATCTATAAAACCAAACACTGCTACATTAGGAAGATTAAGATTTTTAATATCATAATATAATTCCTCATTTTTACCTGTTACTACTAAAATCTGTAAATCTAAAGGATAAGATAATAAATCAGAAATGGCTTCTGACATACCTAATCCTAATCCTCCACCCATCATAAGAACTGTAAATGTATTTTTTATATGAAGATTCTTACAAAGAAGATCTCGATCATAATAAATATTAAANCTTCTTGACCAGGAAGTTTTGAAGTTACAATAATAGGGAGTTCTTTAATAAGGGCTTCGGTAACGGTGATTCCTCCTGGTTTTGTAATGATTAAATCTGATACACTCATTAATTCATGAATATTATCTATAAAACCAAACACTGCTACATTAGGAAGATTAAGATTTTTAATATCATAATATAATTCCTCATTTTTACCTGTTACTACTAAAATCTGTAAATCTAAAGGATAAGATAATAAATCAGAAATGGCTTCTGACATACCTAATCCTAATCCTCCACCCATCATAAGAACTGTAAATGTATTTTTTATATGAAGATTCTTACAAAGAAGATCTCGATCATAATAAATATTAAATTTTTCATTTACAGGAATGCCAAAGAATTTTACTTTTTCTTTTGAAATATTCCAATAATGAAATTCATAAGAAAAGTTTTCACTAGGAAAAACGTAATAATCGACTTCTTTATTAATCCAACTAGGATGGATAGTATAGTCTGTTAATATGCTCACAATGGGCAGGTTCATTTTACCCTTTCTTTTCATTACAGAAAGGGCTTCAGCAGGAAATGGGTGGGTACATACAATGACATCTGGTTGAAAATCCGACAAAAGCTTTGAAAGTTTTCTGGATAATAGGATTTGATTAAAAAATTCACTTACATCAGATATGGAACTGTCTGTGAATTCTGAACGTTTGTAGATGAATCTATATAAAGCAGGTATATATTTAATAGATTTTACATAAGTTTCAATAATCATTTTATGAAGATGTGGGTGAATATAATTGAAGGTATCAATCATTTTTATGTTATTTTGTGGGTAATGAGTTTGAATATAGTCAGATACTGTTTTTGCTACTTGATTATGTCCAGCTCCTGCGGATACTGTAAAAAATAATATGTTCATCAATGCACCTCCTAACTGAATATTATATCAGGTTTGTAAAAAAATTCTATTATTTATCAAAACTTTTTTTTGTAGTAATAAGCTTTGCAGCTTCTAAAAGATTGTTGACTACATAATCTGCATGTTTACAAGGTTGTCCTATTTTTATAGTGATACATCCAGCCTTAAAACCAGCTTCTATATCCATAGGACGATCTCCTATCATATAAGAAGCATTTAAATTGATATGATATTTTTTTGCTAAATCTAAGATCATTCCAGGAGCGGGCTTTCGGCAATTGCATTTTGTTTTAAAATGAGGACAATAAGCCACTTCATGAATATGAATATTTTCTTTATTAAAATCTTTTAGCATTTTTGTATGAATTTCATGTAGATCTTTTTCTGTAAAATATCCCATTTCAATTCCGCCTTGATTGGTTACAACAAAGAGTAAAAAATGAGCATCTTGTAATAATTTTAAAGCTTCTATAGTAAAATAATAGAAAACTAGATCATCAGGTTTGTTTACAGGATTTTTATTATCATTGATGACTCCATCTCTATCTAGAAAAACAGCTTTATACATGATTACCTCCACATTTTTAAGAATGATTATTAAATGTTTCTATATAGTATTTTACACAACTCTATGTTAAAATATGTTTTATCTGATCATTTGTATAATAATATTATGGTGGTGATGATTTGAAAAAAGCAATATTAGATCATATATCTAAAAGTTCGTTACAGGATATTTTAGATTTAAAAGATCTCAAGGATGCAGAATGGATTTGGATCAATGAAGAAATATTTGGAGATATTTTATATAATTTAAAATTAGATCATATTTATGACGAAAAAATAATAGATCAGTTTTTATGTGAAATTACATTAGAAGAAATGATTAAGGGATTAGTACCTGTATTTGAAAGAAAAGAATATGTACTTGTGAACCAATATTTCTTTTCAGAAATAGAAAAAGGATATAAGCCTACAGAAGATATAAATACTTATATATTTGTTAAAAATAAGTATTATACAAAAATGCTTATAAAAGGAATGCAATACTATCATTGGATACTAGAAGCTATGGCTATAGATACTTATAAAAAAATGGGAACAGATTATAA containing:
- a CDS encoding glycosyltransferase, which encodes MGGGLGLGMSEAISDLLSYPLDLQILVVTGKNEELYYDIKNLNLPNVAVFGFIDNIHELMSVSDLIITKPGGITVTEALIKELPIIVTSKLPGQEERNTEFILNNGIGMIATSSNTLISCLSLLKEDIHKYNIYKENMRKIKKPYAAKDIANFLLSLGQASHPIQKN
- a CDS encoding MGDG synthase family glycosyltransferase, whose product is MNILFFTVSAGAGHNQVAKTVSDYIQTHYPQNNIKMIDTFNYIHPHLHKMIIETYVKSIKYIPALYRFIYKRSEFTDSSISDVSEFFNQILLSRKLSKLLSDFQPDVIVCTHPFPAEALSVMKRKGKMNLPIVSILTDYTIHPSWINKEVDYYVFPSENFSYEFHYWNISKEKVKFFGIPVNEKFNIYYDRDLLCKNLHIKNTFTVLMMGGGLGLGMSEAISDLLSYPLDLQILVVTGKNEELYYDIKNLNLPNVAVFGFIDNIHELMSVSDLIITKPGGITVTEALIKELPIIVTSKLPGQEXLIFIMIEIFFVRIFI
- a CDS encoding D-glycero-alpha-D-manno-heptose-1,7-bisphosphate 7-phosphatase, producing the protein MYKAVFLDRDGVINDNKNPVNKPDDLVFYYFTIEALKLLQDAHFLLFVVTNQGGIEMGYFTEKDLHEIHTKMLKDFNKENIHIHEVAYCPHFKTKCNCRKPAPGMILDLAKKYHINLNASYMIGDRPMDIEAGFKAGCITIKIGQPCKHADYVVNNLLEAAKLITTKKSFDK